In a genomic window of Sutcliffiella sp. FSL R7-0096:
- the gmk gene encoding guanylate kinase yields the protein MRDRGLLIVLSGPSGVGKGTVRKALFSKEDVSLHYSISMTTRYPREGEVDGTDYFFKSREVFEQLIEEDKFIEWAEYVGNYYGTPVDYVEQCLAEGKDVFLEIEVQGAIQVKSKFPEGVFIFLMPPSLSELKNRITTRGTETEDLINNRMTVAKEEIEMMDAYDYVVENDHVDLACDRIQAIVQAEHCKRTRLREKYKQMLEAE from the coding sequence ATGAGAGATAGAGGATTATTGATCGTCCTTTCCGGACCTTCAGGGGTAGGAAAAGGAACAGTCAGAAAAGCATTATTTTCAAAAGAGGATGTCAGTTTGCACTATTCCATTTCCATGACAACACGCTATCCGCGTGAAGGAGAAGTAGATGGAACGGATTATTTCTTTAAATCAAGAGAAGTATTCGAACAGCTAATTGAAGAAGATAAATTCATAGAATGGGCAGAATATGTAGGGAACTACTACGGCACGCCAGTTGATTATGTCGAGCAATGTCTGGCGGAAGGAAAGGATGTATTCCTTGAAATTGAGGTGCAAGGTGCCATTCAAGTGAAAAGCAAGTTTCCTGAAGGTGTATTCATCTTCTTGATGCCACCAAGTCTTTCTGAGCTGAAAAACCGTATCACCACAAGAGGTACAGAAACGGAAGATCTTATCAATAACCGTATGACCGTGGCAAAAGAGGAAATAGAGATGATGGATGCCTACGATTATGTGGTGGAGAACGATCATGTCGATCTTGCTTGTGACAGGATCCAGGCAATCGTACAGGCCGAACATTGTAAGCGGACTAGACTGCGTGAAAAATATAAACAAATGCTGGAGGCTGAATAA
- the rpoZ gene encoding DNA-directed RNA polymerase subunit omega — protein sequence MLYPSIDSLMQKLDSKYTLVTVSARRARELQQVNDQMIEKTVSHKFVGKALEEIDAGLLSAKTIKTAERSEGILNHK from the coding sequence ATGCTATACCCATCCATTGATTCTTTGATGCAAAAGTTAGATTCAAAATATACACTTGTAACCGTTTCTGCACGACGTGCTCGTGAACTTCAGCAAGTGAACGACCAAATGATCGAAAAAACAGTTTCCCATAAATTTGTTGGGAAAGCCCTTGAAGAGATTGACGCGGGTCTACTATCTGCCAAGACCATTAAAACTGCAGAAAGAAGCGAAGGCATTCTTAATCACAAGTAA
- the coaBC gene encoding bifunctional phosphopantothenoylcysteine decarboxylase/phosphopantothenate--cysteine ligase CoaBC, with protein MLKNKKILLCVTGGIAVYKAVALTSKLVQQGAEVKVIMSRSACKFVTPLSFQALSRNDVFTDTFEEKNPAVISHIDLADWADVVLVAPATANVIGKLANGLADDMITTTLLASTAPVWIAPAMNVHMYDHPAVKENMNRLASFGYRFIEPGEGFLACGYVGKGRLEEPETIVEGLIRFFQKNEERPLAGKRVLVTAGPTVEKVDPVRFFTNRSTGKMGYAIAEVAASLGAHVILVSGPTQLPDPQNVKTVRVESAQEMYNEVMDYYEKVDVVIKSAAVADYRPKYVSDIKMKKQDGDSVLQLERTQDILKTLGERKTHQVLVGFAAETNNVEEYAKGKLMKKNLDYVVANNVTVSGAGFGTETNLVTVYKKDGTNISLPMMSKRDVAFALLEEVATTLEEKR; from the coding sequence ATGCTAAAGAACAAGAAAATCCTTTTGTGTGTTACTGGAGGAATTGCCGTTTATAAGGCAGTGGCACTTACAAGCAAGCTAGTGCAGCAAGGTGCCGAAGTGAAGGTCATCATGAGTCGGTCCGCCTGCAAATTTGTTACACCATTGTCTTTTCAAGCTTTATCTAGAAACGATGTATTCACAGATACATTTGAAGAAAAGAATCCTGCCGTCATCTCCCACATCGATCTAGCTGACTGGGCGGATGTTGTCCTGGTTGCACCCGCAACGGCAAACGTGATTGGCAAGCTAGCAAACGGATTGGCAGATGATATGATTACGACAACTCTTCTTGCCAGCACTGCTCCAGTATGGATTGCTCCTGCGATGAATGTACATATGTATGACCATCCAGCCGTAAAGGAGAATATGAATCGCCTTGCTTCTTTTGGTTATCGATTCATTGAACCTGGTGAGGGATTTTTGGCATGTGGCTATGTAGGAAAAGGGAGATTGGAAGAGCCGGAAACCATTGTAGAGGGACTCATCCGCTTTTTTCAAAAGAATGAAGAGAGGCCACTTGCGGGGAAACGTGTACTTGTTACAGCAGGTCCGACGGTTGAGAAAGTGGACCCTGTGCGTTTTTTCACCAACCGCTCCACAGGAAAAATGGGGTATGCCATTGCAGAAGTGGCTGCGAGTCTCGGGGCTCACGTTATATTGGTGTCAGGGCCAACCCAGCTGCCTGACCCACAAAATGTAAAAACTGTCAGGGTGGAATCCGCCCAGGAAATGTATAATGAGGTGATGGATTATTATGAAAAAGTTGATGTTGTCATAAAATCTGCAGCCGTGGCCGATTATCGGCCTAAATATGTGTCAGATATCAAAATGAAAAAACAGGATGGGGATAGTGTACTTCAACTTGAGAGGACCCAAGATATCCTTAAGACACTCGGTGAAAGAAAAACCCATCAAGTGCTTGTTGGATTTGCTGCCGAAACGAATAATGTAGAAGAATATGCTAAGGGAAAACTTATGAAGAAGAACCTGGATTATGTGGTCGCAAACAACGTAACGGTCTCAGGTGCGGGATTTGGAACGGAGACAAACCTCGTAACCGTCTACAAAAAAGACGGCACAAACATATCCTTACCGATGATGTCCAAGCGGGATGTTGCATTTGCGTTGTTGGAGGAAGTCGCAACTACTCTTGAGGAAAAGCGATGA
- the priA gene encoding primosomal protein N' has translation MTNYASVIVDVPAKQTDRAFDYEIPAKWNGFIQPGMRVNVPFGPRQIQGFVVEVKDSTTVPKTRPITSLIDIQPILTKELMHLATWLSDHTLCFTISAYQAMLPAALKAKYEKWLIARDIDRVPEELQLFFLNTSRVKFEDLAGTNHFNTIKHLIQEDILEVYYEVKDKLAKKTRKVVELQTAYDGLMDAKGKLSPRAAAQHKLLDYFIETKQEMIDKKTLLEELQIGTSAIGALVKLGILKEKDEEIYRDPYQNRKFEQSQPLPLTQQQQEAITPILDSIEQKRHEAFVMFGVTGSGKTEVYMQAVDTVLQQGKEAIVLVPEIALTPQMVNRFKSRFGSEVAVMHSGLGMGEKYDEWRKIHRKEVRVVVGARSAIFAPFENVGIIIIDEEHETSYKQEDTPRYHARDIALQRGKYHECPVVLGSATPTLETFARASKGVYKLLTMDKRMSEQGMPEVEIVDMREELREGNRSMFSRSLMEKLQSRLERGEQSVLFLNKRGYSSFVMCRDCGYVVECPHCDISLTYHRSSNQLKCHYCGYEEPVRSTCPSCESEHFRFFGTGTQKVEEELTKLLPEARVIRMDVDTTSKKGSHERLLQQFGDRKADILLGTQMIAKGLDFPFVTLVGVLTADTMLNIPDFRSSEKTFQLLTQVSGRAGRHVLAGEVVVQTYSPEHYSVELAGTHNYLDFYQKEMQVRKLHQYPPFYYLALVTVTHQELTKVVTVTEKITHFLNMQLSKEAVILGPVASPIARIKDRYRYQCIIKYKKEPNLHDALKRVVDKYQAQMDQEKLAIHIDLNPYMLM, from the coding sequence ATGACCAATTATGCAAGTGTAATTGTTGATGTTCCCGCCAAACAGACGGATAGAGCCTTCGACTATGAGATACCAGCTAAATGGAATGGTTTCATTCAACCGGGAATGAGGGTCAATGTCCCCTTTGGCCCAAGGCAAATACAAGGATTTGTGGTGGAAGTGAAAGACAGTACAACGGTGCCGAAAACACGCCCCATCACTTCCTTGATTGATATCCAGCCTATTCTTACAAAGGAACTGATGCATCTGGCAACTTGGCTCAGTGATCATACACTTTGCTTTACCATCTCCGCTTATCAGGCTATGCTACCTGCCGCCTTGAAAGCAAAGTATGAAAAGTGGCTCATTGCCAGGGACATTGATCGGGTGCCTGAAGAACTTCAATTATTCTTTCTAAACACTTCCCGTGTTAAATTTGAAGATTTGGCAGGTACAAACCATTTCAATACAATCAAGCATTTGATTCAAGAAGATATTCTTGAAGTTTATTATGAAGTGAAAGATAAACTTGCCAAAAAAACGAGAAAAGTGGTTGAATTACAAACTGCATATGATGGTTTAATGGATGCAAAAGGGAAGCTATCCCCCCGAGCAGCGGCACAGCATAAACTTCTTGATTATTTTATCGAAACAAAACAAGAGATGATTGATAAAAAAACACTATTGGAAGAGCTGCAGATAGGCACAAGTGCGATCGGAGCATTAGTCAAATTAGGAATTCTAAAAGAAAAAGATGAAGAGATATATAGGGACCCCTACCAAAACAGAAAATTTGAACAATCCCAACCTCTACCATTAACGCAACAACAACAAGAGGCCATTACTCCGATCCTGGATTCGATTGAACAAAAAAGGCATGAAGCATTTGTTATGTTTGGTGTGACTGGAAGTGGGAAAACGGAGGTTTATATGCAGGCAGTGGATACGGTCCTGCAGCAAGGAAAGGAAGCGATCGTGCTTGTTCCTGAAATTGCCCTTACACCACAGATGGTTAACCGATTCAAGTCCAGGTTCGGCTCTGAGGTTGCAGTTATGCATAGCGGACTTGGTATGGGAGAGAAATATGACGAATGGCGAAAAATTCATCGAAAAGAAGTAAGAGTGGTGGTTGGTGCCAGATCCGCTATTTTTGCACCATTCGAGAATGTTGGGATAATCATCATCGATGAGGAACACGAAACAAGCTATAAACAAGAGGATACCCCGCGTTATCATGCCCGTGACATTGCATTGCAAAGGGGCAAATATCATGAGTGCCCAGTTGTCCTTGGCAGTGCCACCCCCACACTGGAAACCTTCGCACGTGCATCCAAAGGGGTGTACAAGCTTCTAACGATGGATAAAAGAATGAGTGAACAAGGAATGCCGGAAGTGGAAATTGTCGACATGAGAGAAGAGTTGCGGGAAGGGAACCGATCCATGTTCTCTAGGAGTCTAATGGAGAAGCTACAATCAAGGCTTGAACGTGGCGAGCAATCCGTTTTATTTTTGAATAAAAGGGGTTATTCATCTTTTGTAATGTGTCGAGACTGTGGATATGTAGTGGAATGCCCCCATTGTGATATTTCCCTGACCTATCATCGTAGTAGCAATCAATTGAAATGCCATTATTGCGGGTATGAGGAACCTGTCAGGTCCACCTGTCCATCATGTGAAAGTGAACACTTCCGTTTCTTTGGAACAGGGACTCAGAAGGTAGAGGAAGAGTTGACGAAGCTCCTTCCAGAAGCAAGAGTCATTCGGATGGATGTGGATACCACAAGTAAAAAAGGATCGCATGAAAGGCTTTTACAGCAGTTTGGCGACAGGAAAGCCGATATCCTGCTTGGTACCCAGATGATTGCAAAAGGCTTAGACTTCCCCTTTGTAACACTTGTTGGGGTGTTGACAGCGGATACGATGCTCAATATTCCGGATTTTCGTTCCTCGGAAAAAACATTCCAGCTTCTTACACAAGTGAGTGGGCGTGCCGGCAGACACGTACTGGCCGGCGAAGTGGTAGTCCAGACGTATAGCCCGGAACATTACAGTGTGGAGCTGGCAGGAACGCATAATTACTTGGATTTCTATCAAAAAGAAATGCAAGTAAGAAAGCTGCACCAGTATCCGCCTTTTTACTATTTGGCCCTTGTAACCGTGACACATCAAGAATTGACAAAGGTTGTAACGGTCACAGAAAAGATTACCCATTTTTTAAACATGCAATTATCGAAAGAGGCTGTTATACTTGGACCGGTTGCTTCTCCGATTGCGAGAATCAAGGATCGTTATAGATATCAGTGCATTATTAAATATAAAAAGGAACCAAATTTACATGATGCATTAAAAAGAGTGGTGGACAAGTATCAAGCCCAAATGGATCAGGAAAAACTTGCCATCCATATTGATTTGAATCCCTATATGCTCATGTAA
- the def gene encoding peptide deformylase: MTILAIVKYPAPVLEQNCEAVTVFDKRLVRLLTNMYDTMLQADGVGLAAPQIGIAKRIAIVDIDDQHGKIELINPKIIEEEGEQLGLEGCLSFPDLYGEVKRSNYIKVRAQNRKGKWYELEARGFLARAIQHEIDHLNGVLFTSKVLRYFKEDELEVEG, translated from the coding sequence TTGACTATTTTAGCTATTGTTAAATACCCTGCACCTGTATTGGAGCAGAACTGTGAAGCGGTAACCGTCTTTGATAAAAGGTTAGTTCGACTATTAACCAATATGTATGATACGATGCTTCAGGCGGACGGGGTAGGTCTTGCAGCTCCCCAGATCGGGATAGCCAAAAGAATTGCCATTGTGGATATAGATGATCAACATGGGAAGATCGAGCTGATTAATCCGAAAATAATAGAAGAAGAGGGGGAACAGCTAGGTCTTGAGGGCTGTTTGAGCTTCCCGGATCTTTATGGGGAAGTGAAGCGTTCCAATTATATAAAGGTACGTGCCCAAAACCGAAAAGGTAAGTGGTACGAACTGGAGGCGCGAGGCTTTCTTGCAAGGGCGATCCAACATGAAATTGACCATTTAAACGGTGTATTGTTCACCTCTAAAGTATTGAGATATTTTAAAGAAGACGAGTTGGAAGTAGAAGGGTGA
- the fmt gene encoding methionyl-tRNA formyltransferase yields MKKIVFMGTPDFAVPVLQQIIQDGYEVIAVVTQPDRPKGRKKVLTPPPVKVEAEKHRIPVYQPEKIKEPAEYEKITSLKPDLIVTAAFGQILPKPLLDAPAYGCINVHASLLPKLRGGAPIHYSIIQGHEKTGVTIMYMVEKLDAGDMLTQVEVKIEEDDHVGTLHDKLSVAGSKLLSDTLPQLFDDKLEAVVQKHEEATFASNIKREQEKIDWTKDGEEIYNHIRGLHPWPVAYTTMEGQVMKVWWGMKVEAAKEAAAGTIIAIEEDGFIVKTGNTTGIKITDLQLAGKKRMTGVQYLNGAGASLSEGTKLGD; encoded by the coding sequence ATGAAAAAAATCGTATTTATGGGAACGCCAGATTTTGCTGTCCCTGTCCTGCAACAAATCATTCAAGATGGCTATGAAGTGATTGCGGTGGTCACCCAGCCTGACCGCCCAAAGGGTAGAAAAAAAGTATTAACGCCACCACCTGTGAAAGTGGAAGCGGAGAAACACCGGATCCCTGTTTATCAGCCGGAGAAAATTAAAGAACCTGCAGAATATGAGAAAATCACTTCATTGAAGCCTGATTTGATTGTGACGGCAGCTTTTGGGCAGATTTTACCTAAACCGTTGCTGGATGCTCCTGCATATGGCTGTATCAATGTGCATGCATCCCTACTTCCGAAACTTCGGGGAGGCGCGCCAATCCACTATTCCATCATTCAGGGACATGAGAAGACAGGTGTCACAATCATGTATATGGTAGAAAAGCTGGATGCTGGGGATATGCTGACACAAGTGGAAGTGAAAATTGAAGAGGATGATCACGTCGGGACCTTGCACGATAAATTGAGTGTTGCTGGTTCAAAGCTTCTTTCTGATACGCTCCCGCAATTATTTGATGATAAACTGGAGGCAGTGGTACAGAAACATGAAGAAGCCACTTTTGCTTCCAATATCAAACGAGAGCAGGAAAAGATCGATTGGACGAAAGATGGCGAGGAAATTTATAATCATATTCGCGGTTTGCATCCTTGGCCTGTTGCCTATACAACCATGGAAGGCCAGGTCATGAAAGTCTGGTGGGGTATGAAAGTAGAAGCGGCCAAAGAAGCAGCAGCTGGAACCATCATTGCCATTGAAGAAGATGGATTTATTGTAAAAACAGGCAATACTACAGGTATAAAAATTACAGATTTGCAGCTTGCTGGTAAAAAGCGAATGACCGGAGTGCAATATTTAAACGGCGCAGGAGCTTCTTTATCTGAAGGCACAAAGCTAGGAGACTAA